Proteins encoded by one window of Bradyrhizobium sp. B097:
- a CDS encoding endonuclease domain-containing protein has translation MPHTQVSDIQRDRAKQLRRAMTRAETLLWRYLKADRLAGLNFRRQVPIGNYIADFVAHSCKLVVEVDGESHDFDERVRHDERRDAWFTSRGYRVLRFTNNDVLKNLEGVALAILQAVEQATPLSLTLPRKGGGNPSTDASLTSNVDGAEKL, from the coding sequence ATGCCGCACACTCAAGTGAGCGACATCCAGCGCGATCGCGCCAAACAGCTCCGCCGTGCGATGACGCGCGCGGAGACGCTGCTGTGGCGGTACTTGAAAGCCGATCGCCTAGCGGGTCTCAACTTCCGTCGGCAAGTGCCGATCGGCAATTACATCGCCGATTTTGTCGCGCATTCTTGCAAGCTGGTTGTTGAAGTTGACGGCGAAAGCCACGATTTCGATGAACGAGTTCGTCACGACGAGCGACGAGACGCCTGGTTCACGTCGCGCGGCTACCGTGTTCTCCGCTTCACCAACAACGACGTGCTGAAAAATCTCGAAGGTGTCGCTCTTGCGATCCTTCAGGCAGTGGAGCAAGCGACACCCCTCTCCCTAACCCTCCCCCGCAAGGGGGGAGGGAACCCTTCCACCGATGCCTCCCTTACATCTAATGTTGATGGAGCGGAGAAGTTGTGA
- the ureC gene encoding urease subunit alpha, producing MSVKIKRSVYADMFGPTTGDKVRLADTDLIIEVEKDLTTYGEEVKFGGGKVIRDGMGQSQVTNAQGAADTVITNALIVDHWGIVKADVAIKEGMIAAIGKAGNPDIQPNVTIIIGPGTDVIAGEGKILTAGGFDSHIHFICPQQIEHALMSGVTSMLGGGTGPSHGTFATTCTPGPWHMGRMIQSFDAFPVNLGISGKGNASRPAALVEMIKGGACALKLHEDWGTTPSAIDTCLSVADDYDVQVMLHSDTLNESGFVEDTVKAFKGRTIHAFHTEGAGGGHAPDIIKIAGLKNVLPSSTNPTRPFTRNTIDEHLDMLMVCHHLDPSIAEDLAFAESRIRKETIAAEDILHDLGALSMMSSDSQAMGRLGEVIIRTWQTADKMKKQRGALPQDKGNDNDNFRVKRYIAKYTINPAIAHGVSKLIGSVEKGKMADLVLWSPAFFGVKPDCIIKGGSIVAAPMGDPNASIPTPQPVHYRPMFAAFGKALTASSVVFTSKAAVTGGLARKLGIGKKLYAVQNTRGKISKKSMIHNDATPEIEVDPETYEVRADGELLTCAPAEVLPMAQRYFMF from the coding sequence ATGTCCGTGAAGATCAAGCGTTCCGTCTATGCCGACATGTTCGGCCCGACCACCGGCGACAAGGTGCGGCTTGCCGACACCGATCTGATCATCGAGGTCGAGAAGGATCTCACCACCTATGGCGAGGAGGTGAAGTTCGGCGGCGGCAAGGTGATCCGCGACGGTATGGGGCAGTCGCAGGTGACCAACGCGCAGGGTGCGGCCGATACGGTCATCACCAATGCGCTGATCGTCGATCACTGGGGCATCGTCAAGGCCGACGTCGCGATCAAGGAGGGCATGATCGCCGCGATCGGCAAGGCCGGCAATCCGGACATCCAGCCCAACGTCACCATCATTATCGGCCCCGGCACCGACGTGATCGCGGGCGAGGGCAAGATCCTCACCGCGGGCGGATTCGACAGTCACATCCACTTCATCTGCCCGCAGCAGATCGAGCACGCGCTGATGTCTGGCGTCACCTCGATGTTAGGGGGCGGCACCGGCCCGTCGCACGGCACCTTCGCCACCACCTGCACGCCCGGCCCGTGGCACATGGGGCGGATGATCCAGTCGTTCGACGCTTTCCCGGTCAATCTCGGCATCTCGGGCAAGGGCAACGCCTCGCGCCCGGCGGCGCTGGTCGAGATGATCAAGGGCGGCGCCTGCGCGCTGAAGCTGCACGAGGATTGGGGCACCACGCCATCGGCGATCGACACCTGTCTGTCGGTGGCCGACGATTACGACGTCCAGGTGATGCTGCATTCGGACACGCTGAACGAATCCGGTTTCGTCGAGGACACTGTGAAGGCGTTCAAGGGCCGCACCATCCATGCCTTCCACACCGAAGGCGCCGGCGGCGGCCACGCGCCCGACATCATCAAGATTGCCGGCCTGAAGAACGTGCTGCCGTCCTCGACCAACCCGACCCGGCCGTTCACCCGCAACACCATCGACGAGCATCTCGACATGCTGATGGTGTGCCATCACCTCGATCCGTCGATCGCCGAAGATCTGGCGTTTGCCGAAAGCCGGATCCGCAAGGAGACCATCGCGGCCGAGGACATCCTGCACGATCTCGGCGCGCTCTCGATGATGTCGTCGGACTCGCAGGCGATGGGCCGGCTTGGCGAGGTGATCATCCGCACCTGGCAGACCGCCGACAAGATGAAGAAGCAGCGCGGAGCGCTGCCGCAGGACAAGGGCAACGACAACGACAATTTCCGCGTCAAGCGCTACATCGCCAAATACACCATCAACCCGGCGATCGCGCATGGCGTGTCGAAGCTGATCGGTTCGGTGGAGAAGGGCAAGATGGCCGATCTGGTGCTGTGGTCGCCGGCGTTCTTCGGCGTCAAGCCGGACTGCATCATCAAGGGCGGCTCGATCGTGGCGGCGCCGATGGGCGATCCCAACGCATCGATCCCGACGCCGCAGCCGGTGCATTACCGGCCGATGTTCGCCGCCTTCGGCAAGGCGCTGACCGCCTCCTCTGTGGTGTTCACCTCGAAGGCTGCGGTCACCGGCGGCCTCGCCCGCAAGCTCGGGATCGGCAAGAAGCTCTACGCGGTGCAGAACACCCGCGGAAAGATCTCCAAGAAGAGCATGATCCACAACGACGCGACGCCCGAGATCGAGGTCGATCCGGAGACCTATGAGGTACGCGCAGACGGCGAGCTTCTGACCTGCGCGCCGGCCGAGGTGCTGCCCATGGCACAGCGCTACTTTATGTTCTAA
- the urtC gene encoding urea ABC transporter permease subunit UrtC: MTPHILTRSLDRAATAFVLLVAAVGVLIPMSNLLLPQGSMFQVPTYLVALWGKYVCYAILALSIDLIWGYCGILSLGHGAFFALGGYAMGMYLMRQIGSRGVYGNPILPDFMVFLNWDKLPWYWYGFDKFWVAALMVLLVPGLLAFCFGWLAFRSRVTGVYLSIITQAMTYALLLAFFRNDFGFGGNNGLTDFKDILGFNVQAEGTRAALFLLSCLALIIAFLICRAIVTSKLGKVLIAVRDAESRTRFLGYRVESYKLFVFTLSACMAGVAGALYVPQVGIINPSEFAPGNSIEAVIWVAVGGRGTLIGAALGAVVVNYAKTFFTSGPLAPYWLFMLGALFILVTLLLPKGIVGTFNSWWETRRSAALAADKESAAREDGVGAPNLAE; the protein is encoded by the coding sequence ATGACGCCGCACATCCTCACCCGTTCGCTCGACCGCGCCGCGACCGCGTTCGTCCTGCTCGTCGCCGCGGTCGGCGTGCTGATCCCGATGTCGAACCTGCTGCTGCCGCAGGGCTCGATGTTCCAGGTGCCGACCTATCTGGTGGCGCTGTGGGGCAAATATGTCTGCTACGCCATCCTCGCGCTCTCGATCGACCTGATCTGGGGCTATTGCGGCATCCTCTCGCTCGGCCACGGCGCGTTCTTCGCGCTCGGCGGCTACGCCATGGGCATGTACCTGATGCGGCAGATCGGCAGCCGCGGCGTCTACGGCAATCCGATCCTGCCCGACTTCATGGTGTTCCTGAACTGGGACAAGCTGCCCTGGTACTGGTACGGCTTCGACAAGTTCTGGGTTGCCGCGTTGATGGTGCTGCTGGTGCCGGGCCTGCTCGCCTTCTGCTTCGGCTGGCTCGCCTTCCGCTCGCGCGTCACCGGCGTCTATCTGTCGATCATCACGCAGGCGATGACCTATGCGCTGCTGCTGGCGTTCTTCCGCAACGATTTCGGCTTCGGCGGCAACAACGGCCTGACCGACTTCAAGGATATCCTCGGCTTCAACGTGCAGGCCGAAGGCACCCGTGCTGCGCTGTTCCTGCTGAGCTGCCTGGCGCTGATCATCGCCTTCCTGATCTGCCGCGCGATCGTGACCTCGAAGCTCGGCAAGGTCCTGATCGCGGTGCGCGACGCCGAAAGCCGCACCCGCTTCCTCGGTTATCGCGTCGAGTCCTACAAGCTGTTCGTGTTCACGCTGTCGGCCTGCATGGCCGGCGTCGCCGGCGCGCTTTACGTGCCGCAGGTCGGTATCATCAATCCGAGCGAGTTCGCGCCCGGCAACTCGATCGAGGCGGTGATCTGGGTCGCGGTCGGCGGTCGCGGCACGCTGATCGGCGCCGCGCTCGGCGCCGTCGTCGTCAACTACGCCAAGACGTTCTTCACCTCGGGGCCGCTCGCGCCGTACTGGCTGTTCATGCTGGGCGCGCTGTTCATCCTGGTCACGCTGCTGTTGCCCAAGGGCATCGTCGGCACCTTCAACAGCTGGTGGGAGACGCGGCGCAGCGCGGCCCTTGCGGCCGACAAGGAAAGCGCCGCACGCGAAGACGGTGTCGGCGCACCGAACCTGGCGGAGTAG
- the urtE gene encoding urea ABC transporter ATP-binding subunit UrtE, which produces MLKVDNINLYYGAAQALRGVSLTAEPGKVTCVLGRNGVGKTSLLRAMVGQYPIASGAINFDGKDITALKPYERARRGIGFVPQGREIFPLLTVEENLKTGFGPLKREDRNIPDDVFSLFPVLQTMLGRRGGDLSGGQQQQLAIGRALVMRPKLLLLDEPTEGIQPSIIKDIGRAISYLRNLGNIAIVLVEQYLDFACELGDSFAVMDRGAVKYACDRASLDPAEISRQMAL; this is translated from the coding sequence ATGCTGAAGGTCGACAACATCAACCTCTATTACGGCGCGGCGCAGGCGCTGCGCGGCGTGTCGCTGACCGCGGAGCCGGGCAAGGTCACCTGCGTGCTCGGCCGCAACGGCGTCGGCAAGACCTCGCTGCTGCGCGCCATGGTCGGCCAGTATCCGATCGCCTCCGGCGCCATCAATTTCGACGGCAAGGACATCACAGCGCTAAAGCCCTATGAGCGGGCGCGGCGCGGCATCGGCTTCGTGCCGCAGGGTCGCGAGATCTTCCCGTTGCTGACGGTGGAGGAAAACCTCAAGACCGGCTTCGGCCCGCTGAAGCGCGAGGACCGCAACATCCCCGACGACGTGTTCTCGCTGTTTCCGGTGCTGCAGACCATGCTGGGCCGCCGCGGCGGCGATCTCTCCGGCGGCCAGCAGCAGCAGCTTGCGATCGGCCGCGCGCTGGTGATGCGGCCAAAGCTCCTGCTGCTCGACGAGCCGACCGAAGGCATCCAGCCCTCGATCATCAAGGACATCGGCCGCGCGATTTCCTATCTGCGCAACCTCGGCAACATCGCAATCGTGCTGGTCGAACAATATCTCGACTTTGCCTGCGAACTCGGCGACAGTTTTGCCGTGATGGACCGGGGTGCGGTGAAATACGCCTGCGATCGCGCAAGCCTCGATCCCGCCGAGATCAGCCGCCAGATGGCGCTGTGA
- a CDS encoding putative quinol monooxygenase, with the protein MIYVIATTPMKPENKDDFIRGHKACIAETHKEKGCLSYEGHVSVNDPNLYVVVERWETRDDLTAHSKAPHIKVWREYSAEMKTGPTVIEIISDAKVQKL; encoded by the coding sequence ATGATCTATGTCATCGCCACCACGCCGATGAAGCCTGAGAACAAGGACGACTTCATCAGGGGACACAAGGCGTGCATCGCCGAGACCCACAAGGAGAAGGGTTGCCTCTCCTACGAGGGCCATGTCAGCGTCAACGATCCCAATCTGTATGTGGTCGTTGAGCGCTGGGAGACCCGCGACGACCTGACCGCGCACAGCAAGGCGCCGCACATCAAGGTGTGGCGCGAATATTCCGCCGAAATGAAGACCGGGCCGACGGTGATCGAGATCATCAGCGACGCCAAGGTTCAGAAGCTCTGA
- the urtB gene encoding urea ABC transporter permease subunit UrtB: protein MFAICIDRFRTLFLSILLLSCLALPVLAGPFEDSVAKFANDEFSDTEAAIGEVAASGNALASPIIGALQDGRLSADPDSKKVFITQADGKIVDAATGAAVDKLPDNAAAVRLNNRLRRTVEAALGGLTLLSPDPAKRLAAAQSVFKSHEENLLPTVEGALAKESVKSIKQAFAEARAVIILFKPDASDSDKLDAVAVVKARGDQEALALLTGLGDQPPSVAKAAATAVTSIQSSLAMWSMVQNAWYGLSLGSVLLLAAIGLAITFGVMGVINMAHGEMVMLGAYTTFVVQEVIRTRYPALFDYSLLIAVPLAFLVAGLIGVVIERTIIRFLYGRPLETLLATWGLSLVLQQAVRTAFGPTNREVGNPSWMSGAFELGQITITYNRLWILCFTLAVFAILLAMLRYTALGLEMRAVTQNRRMAASMGIATSRVDALTFGLGSGIAGIAGVALSQIDNVSPNLGQSYIIDSFMVVVFGGVGNLWGTLVGAFTLGIANKFLEPVAGAVLGKIAILVLIILFIQKRPRGLFALKGRAVEA, encoded by the coding sequence GTGTTTGCTATTTGTATTGATCGCTTTCGCACTCTGTTTCTCTCGATCCTGCTGCTGAGCTGCCTTGCCCTGCCGGTGCTGGCCGGCCCGTTCGAGGATTCGGTCGCCAAATTCGCCAATGACGAGTTCTCCGACACCGAGGCTGCGATCGGCGAAGTCGCCGCATCGGGCAATGCGCTCGCTTCGCCCATCATCGGCGCGCTGCAGGACGGCCGGCTGTCGGCGGATCCGGACAGCAAGAAGGTCTTCATCACGCAGGCCGACGGCAAGATCGTCGACGCCGCGACCGGCGCGGCCGTCGACAAGCTGCCCGACAATGCCGCCGCCGTTCGCCTCAACAACCGCCTGCGCCGCACCGTGGAGGCCGCGCTCGGCGGCCTGACGCTGCTGTCGCCGGATCCGGCCAAGCGGCTCGCGGCTGCGCAATCGGTGTTCAAGAGCCACGAGGAGAACCTGCTGCCGACCGTGGAGGGCGCGCTCGCCAAGGAGAGCGTCAAATCGATCAAGCAGGCTTTCGCCGAGGCGCGCGCCGTCATCATCCTGTTCAAGCCGGATGCATCCGACAGCGACAAGCTCGACGCCGTCGCCGTGGTCAAGGCCCGCGGCGACCAGGAGGCGCTGGCGCTGCTCACCGGGCTCGGCGACCAGCCGCCGTCGGTCGCCAAGGCGGCGGCTACCGCGGTCACCTCGATCCAGAGCAGTCTCGCGATGTGGTCGATGGTGCAGAATGCGTGGTACGGCCTGTCGCTCGGCTCGGTGCTGCTGCTCGCTGCGATCGGGCTTGCCATCACCTTCGGTGTGATGGGCGTCATCAATATGGCGCATGGCGAGATGGTGATGTTAGGGGCCTACACCACCTTCGTGGTGCAGGAGGTGATCCGCACCCGCTATCCCGCGCTGTTCGATTATTCGCTGCTGATCGCGGTGCCGCTCGCCTTCCTGGTCGCCGGCCTCATCGGTGTCGTGATCGAGCGCACCATCATCCGCTTCCTCTACGGCCGTCCGCTGGAGACGCTGCTCGCGACCTGGGGCCTGTCGCTGGTGCTGCAGCAGGCGGTGCGAACCGCGTTCGGCCCGACCAACCGCGAGGTCGGCAATCCCTCCTGGATGAGCGGCGCCTTCGAGCTCGGCCAGATCACCATCACCTATAACCGGCTCTGGATCCTCTGCTTCACGCTCGCGGTGTTCGCCATCTTGCTCGCGATGCTGCGCTATACCGCGCTCGGGCTCGAGATGCGCGCGGTGACGCAGAACCGCCGCATGGCGGCCTCGATGGGGATCGCCACCTCGCGCGTCGACGCGCTGACCTTCGGCCTCGGCTCGGGGATCGCCGGCATTGCCGGCGTTGCGCTGTCGCAGATCGACAATGTTAGTCCGAATCTCGGCCAGAGCTACATCATCGACTCATTCATGGTCGTGGTGTTCGGCGGCGTTGGCAATCTCTGGGGCACGCTGGTCGGCGCCTTCACGCTCGGCATCGCCAATAAGTTCCTCGAGCCGGTGGCAGGTGCGGTGCTCGGCAAGATCGCGATCCTGGTGCTGATCATCCTGTTCATCCAGAAGCGGCCGCGCGGCCTGTTCGCGCTCAAGGGCCGGGCGGTGGAAGCATGA
- a CDS encoding putative quinol monooxygenase: protein MIYVVATLTIKPETRAEFIAAATACIKETRKEPGNIAYDLHESVTDHSKMVFVEQWENAEALVPHRTAEHMKTFGRVAVKCMAAPPKIEVITPEKVDVR from the coding sequence GTGATTTACGTCGTTGCCACGCTGACCATCAAGCCCGAGACCCGCGCCGAATTCATCGCTGCGGCGACGGCCTGCATCAAGGAAACCCGCAAGGAGCCCGGCAACATCGCCTACGACTTGCACGAGAGCGTCACCGACCACAGCAAGATGGTGTTCGTCGAGCAGTGGGAGAACGCCGAGGCGCTGGTGCCGCATCGCACCGCCGAGCACATGAAGACGTTCGGCCGCGTTGCGGTGAAGTGCATGGCCGCGCCGCCGAAGATCGAGGTGATCACGCCCGAGAAGGTCGACGTTCGCTAA
- a CDS encoding urease subunit beta yields the protein MIPGELFIKDGEIELNAGRKTVTLSVANTGDRPIQVGSHYHFFETNPALKFDRKKARGMRLDIAAGTAVRFEPGQTREVHLVALAGKRVIYGFRAEVKGKL from the coding sequence ATGATCCCCGGCGAACTCTTCATCAAGGACGGCGAGATCGAGCTCAATGCCGGCCGCAAGACCGTGACGCTCTCGGTCGCCAACACCGGCGACCGCCCGATCCAGGTCGGCTCGCACTACCACTTCTTCGAGACCAACCCGGCGCTGAAATTCGACCGCAAGAAGGCCCGCGGCATGCGCCTCGACATCGCCGCCGGCACCGCCGTCCGCTTCGAGCCCGGCCAGACCCGCGAAGTCCACCTCGTCGCACTCGCCGGCAAGCGCGTGATCTACGGCTTCCGCGCCGAGGTGAAGGGGAAGCTGTGA
- a CDS encoding urease subunit gamma, with product MNLSPREKDKLLVSMAAMVARRRLERGVKLNHPEAVALITDYIVEGARDGHTVAELMQAGAKVLTRAQVMDGIPEMIHDIQVEATFPDGTKLVTVHEPIR from the coding sequence ATGAATTTGTCTCCCCGCGAAAAGGACAAGCTCCTGGTTTCGATGGCGGCCATGGTGGCGCGCCGCAGGCTCGAGCGTGGCGTCAAGCTGAACCATCCCGAAGCGGTGGCGCTGATCACCGACTATATCGTCGAGGGCGCACGCGACGGCCACACCGTCGCCGAGCTGATGCAGGCCGGCGCGAAGGTCCTGACCCGCGCGCAGGTGATGGATGGCATCCCGGAGATGATCCATGACATCCAGGTCGAGGCGACATTCCCCGACGGCACCAAGCTCGTCACCGTGCACGAGCCGATCCGATAG
- a CDS encoding urease accessory protein UreE, which yields MIRATKVLGQHRWTEAAADTVVLDFDDRHRRRMAMTGTRGLEFLLDLENAVALRGGDALVLEDGRLVEVVAAPEPLAEIRGSDPHHLIRVAWHLGNRHLPTQIMPKGLRIRRDHVIEAMVKGLGARVIEIEAPFDPEGGAYAEHAHADEPAHGHTGHDHAHSDPHDHGHHHGDGHDHAHDHDHNHHDEHCDHAHHHHDHSHAHDHK from the coding sequence ATGATCCGCGCAACCAAAGTCCTGGGACAGCATCGCTGGACAGAAGCGGCAGCCGACACCGTCGTGCTCGATTTCGACGACCGGCACCGGCGGCGGATGGCAATGACCGGGACGCGCGGGCTCGAATTCCTGCTCGATCTCGAGAACGCCGTCGCGCTGCGCGGCGGCGACGCGCTGGTGCTGGAGGACGGCCGCCTCGTCGAGGTGGTCGCTGCTCCCGAGCCGCTCGCGGAAATCCGCGGCAGCGATCCGCATCATCTGATCCGGGTCGCCTGGCATCTTGGCAACCGCCATCTGCCGACGCAGATCATGCCGAAGGGCCTGCGCATTCGCAGGGATCACGTGATCGAGGCGATGGTGAAGGGGTTAGGGGCCCGTGTCATCGAGATCGAGGCGCCGTTCGATCCCGAGGGCGGCGCCTATGCCGAGCACGCCCATGCCGACGAGCCCGCGCATGGTCACACCGGGCACGATCATGCCCATAGCGACCCGCACGACCATGGTCACCACCACGGTGATGGTCACGATCACGCGCATGACCACGACCACAATCATCATGATGAGCATTGCGACCATGCCCATCATCACCACGACCACTCCCATGCTCATGACCACAAATGA
- the urtD gene encoding urea ABC transporter ATP-binding protein UrtD, producing the protein MNVMDTRATSAMLYLDGVHVSFDGFHAINNLSLTLAPGEMRAIIGPNGAGKTTMMDIITGKTKPDEGTVLFDGTVDLTRLDETRIAELGIGRKFQKPTVFESQTVQDNLLLALNVDHSVRGTLFWRGSKAESERIDKVLETIRLTDARNRLAGSLSHGQKQWLEIGMLLAQDPKVLLVDEPVAGMTDVETHLTAELLKEINKNHTIMVVEHDMTFVRELGVKVTCLHEGTVLAEGSIDQVSSNERVVEVYLGR; encoded by the coding sequence ATGAACGTCATGGATACCCGCGCCACTTCGGCCATGCTCTATCTCGACGGCGTGCACGTCTCGTTCGACGGCTTTCACGCCATCAACAATTTGTCGCTGACGCTCGCGCCCGGCGAGATGCGCGCCATCATCGGCCCGAACGGCGCCGGCAAGACCACGATGATGGACATCATCACCGGCAAGACCAAGCCGGACGAGGGCACCGTGCTGTTCGACGGCACCGTCGACCTGACCCGGCTCGACGAGACCCGCATCGCCGAGCTCGGCATCGGCCGCAAATTCCAGAAGCCGACGGTGTTCGAGAGCCAGACTGTGCAGGACAATTTGCTGCTCGCGCTCAATGTCGATCATTCCGTGCGCGGCACGCTGTTCTGGCGCGGCAGCAAGGCCGAGTCCGAGCGCATCGACAAGGTGCTCGAGACCATCCGCCTGACCGATGCGCGCAACCGCCTCGCCGGCAGCCTGTCGCACGGCCAGAAGCAGTGGCTCGAGATCGGCATGCTGCTGGCGCAGGATCCCAAGGTGCTGCTGGTCGATGAGCCGGTCGCCGGCATGACCGATGTCGAGACCCATTTGACCGCCGAGCTGCTCAAAGAGATCAACAAGAACCACACCATCATGGTGGTCGAGCACGACATGACTTTCGTGCGCGAGCTCGGCGTCAAGGTGACCTGCCTGCACGAAGGCACGGTGCTCGCCGAAGGTTCGATCGACCAGGTGTCGTCGAACGAGCGGGTGGTCGAAGTGTATCTGGGGCGCTAG
- a CDS encoding urease accessory protein UreD, with translation MRTGIAGAAAATFAANRAQGAVRFGVHRKDGATRRDDLHESGSLRVRFPSPEDDGLSAMFVNTAGGIAGGDRFEIAISAGEGTRLTLTTAAAEKVYRAPGAAARLDIALKVADGAHLSWLPQETILFDRARIHRGFDIDLAEGASLLLCEIVVFGRAAMGETMRHGEFVDRWRMRRSGRLVFAETIRLDGEIGEKLARPAIAGGGCAIGTALIVPGDEALVAHIREASDSFGAEVGISAWNGFAMARFCAQDAARLRADMMAVLGRASAVPLPRLWLN, from the coding sequence ATGCGGACCGGGATCGCAGGCGCGGCAGCGGCAACGTTTGCGGCAAACCGCGCCCAGGGCGCGGTCAGGTTCGGCGTGCATCGCAAGGATGGCGCCACCCGCCGCGATGATCTCCATGAATCGGGCTCGCTGCGCGTGCGTTTTCCGTCGCCGGAGGACGACGGCCTGTCGGCCATGTTCGTCAACACCGCCGGCGGCATTGCCGGCGGCGACCGCTTCGAGATTGCGATCTCAGCCGGAGAGGGCACCCGCCTGACCTTGACCACCGCGGCCGCCGAAAAGGTCTATCGCGCCCCCGGCGCCGCGGCGCGGCTCGACATCGCGCTGAAGGTCGCTGACGGTGCGCATCTCTCCTGGCTGCCGCAGGAGACCATCCTGTTCGACCGCGCCCGTATTCATCGCGGCTTCGACATCGACCTGGCCGAGGGCGCCTCGCTTTTGCTGTGCGAGATCGTGGTGTTCGGCCGTGCTGCGATGGGCGAGACCATGCGCCACGGCGAGTTCGTCGACCGCTGGCGGATGCGGCGCAGCGGCCGGCTGGTGTTTGCCGAGACCATCCGCCTCGACGGCGAGATCGGCGAGAAGCTGGCAAGGCCTGCGATCGCAGGGGGCGGCTGCGCGATCGGCACCGCGCTGATCGTGCCGGGCGACGAGGCGCTGGTCGCGCACATCCGCGAGGCGTCTGACAGCTTCGGCGCCGAGGTCGGCATCTCCGCCTGGAATGGCTTTGCAATGGCGCGCTTCTGTGCCCAAGATGCGGCCCGGCTGCGCGCCGACATGATGGCGGTGCTCGGTCGCGCCTCCGCCGTGCCGCTGCCGCGGCTGTGGCTCAACTAA
- a CDS encoding HD domain-containing protein — translation MLPPVRMVSEAAELAARRHNGMARKGRGNEPYINHLAEVANLLAQVTDGADAELVAAGWLHDTIEDTETTREELAQKFSERVAALVVECTDDMSLPKAARRQKQIEDAPHKSPGAKLIKTADKISNIGARIVPHPGKDERDDLADYAAWADKVVAGCRGINPRLDRIFDDTIARAKAALAETGG, via the coding sequence ATGCTCCCTCCAGTTCGCATGGTCTCCGAAGCCGCCGAGCTTGCTGCGCGCCGTCACAACGGCATGGCGCGCAAGGGGCGGGGGAATGAGCCTTACATCAACCATCTGGCCGAGGTCGCGAACCTGCTGGCGCAGGTGACTGACGGCGCCGATGCCGAGCTGGTGGCGGCCGGCTGGCTGCACGACACCATCGAGGACACCGAGACCACGCGCGAGGAGCTCGCGCAAAAGTTCAGCGAACGCGTTGCCGCGCTGGTGGTCGAATGCACCGACGACATGAGCCTGCCAAAGGCCGCACGCCGGCAAAAGCAGATCGAGGATGCTCCGCACAAATCGCCCGGCGCCAAGCTGATCAAGACGGCCGACAAGATCAGCAATATCGGCGCCCGCATCGTGCCGCATCCAGGCAAGGACGAGCGCGACGATCTCGCCGATTATGCCGCCTGGGCCGACAAGGTCGTTGCCGGTTGCCGGGGGATCAATCCGCGGCTCGACCGCATTTTTGATGACACCATCGCGCGCGCCAAGGCCGCGCTGGCTGAAACTGGGGGCTGA